The following are encoded in a window of Megalops cyprinoides isolate fMegCyp1 chromosome 16, fMegCyp1.pri, whole genome shotgun sequence genomic DNA:
- the cldn15a gene encoding claudin-15a translates to MNSIVEVVALLLGFLGWVMVGVALPNRYWKVSTVDGNVITTSTIYENLWMSCATDSTGVSNCREFPSLLALSGYIQASRALMIAAIVLGTFGILATLVGMRCSKAGGDNYVLKGRIAGIGGVFFLLQGLCTMISVSWYAFNITQEFFDPFYPGTKYEIGEGLYIGWCSATLAICGGSCLVCACRLEKPDNVPYVYQPSKGTVYSGAVPSQRGAPSSPYDRNAYV, encoded by the exons ATGAATTCCATTGTAGAAGTCGTTGCCCTTTTGCTTGGTTTTTTGGGCTGGGTGATGGTTGGGGTTGCTCTACCGAACCGTTACTGGAAAGTGTCCACAGTTGATGGCAACGTTATCACCACTTCCACCATTTACGAGAACCTGTGGATGTCCTGCGCTACAGACTCCACGGGAGTCAGCAACTGCCGTGAATTCCCCTCGCTGCTTGCCCTCTCAG GATATATCCAGGCATCCCGCGCGCTAATGATCGCTGCAATAGTGCTGGGGACATTTGGAATCCTCGCCACCCTAGTCGGAATGCGGTGCTCGAAAGCCGGAGGAGACAACTATGTTCTAAAAGGCAGGATCGCGGGCATCGGAGGCGTGTTCTTCTTGCTACAGG GTCTGTGCACTATGATTTCTGTGTCGTGGTACGCCTTCAACATCACCCAGGAGTTCTTCGATCCCTTTTACCCCGGTACAAA GTACGAGATTGGGGAGGGCTTGTACATTGGATGGTGTTCGGCCACATTGGCAATCTGTGGGGGATCGTGTCTGGTGTGCGCCTGCAGACTGGAGAAGCCCGACAACGT TCCGTACGTCTACCAGCCTAGCAAGGGGACTGTGTATTCGGGGGCCGTGCCGTCACAGCGAGGTGCGCCGTCCAGCCCTTACGACAGGAACGCCTATGTCTGA